TCAGAACCTGCTGTTTGTAGCTAAATATCAAGCTTTTATATCTATAAGTAGAGATTAGGCATAGTCACTGATCGGCTCTGACATTTTTATGTATATTTTTTCTTCCTTTCTATGCCGACATTGTATAAAATATAGCGCTTGAAATTTTACTTTTTCATTTGTGATTCTAGGCTACATCGTTTAGAATCGCGTCTCCTTTTGTTTGGACAGATTCCATAGTCCAAACCAACTATAATAGGTAGTGGTTTAATGAAAACTCTCAGCGCTAAGCCAGCTGAAGTTCAACACGACTGGTACGTTGTTGATGCTTCTGGCAAAACTTTAGGTCGCCTTGCGACTGAAATCGCTCGTCGTTTACGCGGTAAGCACAAAACTTCTTATACTCCTCACGTTGACACTGGCGATTACATCGTTGTTATTAACGCTGAACAAGTTCAAGTGACTGGTAAAAAATCACTTGATAAGAAATATTATCGCCACACTGGTTTCCCTGGTGGTATCCGTGAAACTAATTTCGAAAAATTAGTTGCTCACAAACCAGAAGAAATCTTCCAACGTGCTGTTAAAGGCATGTTACCAAAAGGTCCTCTTGGTTATGCAATGATCAAGAAAATGAAAGTGTACGCTGGTACTGAGCATCCTCATACAGCTCAACAGCCACAAGTTTTGGACATCTAAGGGATACAGCACATGGCTACTAACTATGGTACAGGTCGCCGTAAGACCGCAACTGCACGTGTTTTCCTATCAGCTGGTACTGGTAAACTCGTTATTAACAACCGTTCTTTAGAACAATACTTCGGTCGTGAGACTGCTCGTATGGTTGTTAACCAACCGCTTGAGCTTCTTGAAGCGACTAACAAATATGACCTTTACATCACTGTTGCTGGTGGTGGTATCGGTGGTCAAGCAGGCGCTATCCGTCACGGTATTACTCGTGCATTGATCGCTTCTGACGAAACTTTAAAACCTGCTCTTCGTCAAGCTGGTTTCGTTACTCGTGATGCTCGTGAAGTTGAACGTAAGAAACTTGGTTTACGTAAAGCTCGTAAACGTCCACAATTCTCTAAACGTTAATTCGTTTTCCGAATTCGGACAAAAAAGCCTTGGTTTATCCAAGGCTTTTTTTATGCTTATCATGTCCCGTCCTGAAATAAGTTTACACCTTAAGAGACTTATTTTATGGAACATAAACGAGAACAACGAGTTAAACGTACACAACGTGACTATAGCTTTGCCTTTAAAATGATGGTGGTACATGAAGTAGAAAAAGGGCAAATTACTTATAAGCAAGCTCAGGCAAAATATGGTATTCAAGGAAGATCAACTGTGCTGGTATGGTTACGCAAGCACGGACAACAGGACTGGACTTCGAATATGCCGACTTCTTCTAAACGCCAATTGACACCCCAACAACGAATCCGCCAATTAGAAAAGCAGTTAGCCGCAGAAAAGCTTAAAACTGAATTTATTCAGGATGTGATTTATCACATTGATAAAGAATGTGGGACTGATCTTGGAAAAAAGTATACCGAGCACGTTTCAAAGATTGGCAAAGCCAAAGAAGACTAAGCGTTTCACGTTATTGTCAGTGGTTGGGAATCACCCGACAAGCTTATTATCAAGCAGAAAAACGTGCTCAAATGACTGCACAAGCAACTGAACAAATACTTGAGTTGGTTATGGAATATCGCTGTCTCATGCCAAGTATCGGAACACGTAAGCTGTATTGGCTTATTAAAGGCAAATTGTTGCAACGTGGTTTAAAGTGTGGACGGGATCAGTTATTTAAAATATTGAAAGAAAATAACTTATTGATTCGCCCTAAGCGTTGCTATACAAAAACTACGGATAGCAAGCATTGGATGAAGAAGCATCCAAATTTATTAAAGGATTATTCAGCAGTGCAAGCCAATGAAGTCTTTGTTAGTGATATTACCTATGTTGAGAGTGCTGAAGGTGTGCATTATTTATCCTTGGTGACAGATGCTTATACCCGACAGATTAAAGGTTATAAGTTATCGAATGATATGCGTGCGGAGAATGTTGTGCAGGCTCTACATATGGCGATGCAGCAAGCGACAGATCGAGCGACTAGGATGATTCATCATTCAGATAGAGGTGCTCAATATTGCTCTGAGCTATATCAATCGGCATTGCGCCATTATGGGATATGTCCTTCCATGACAGATGGCAAGGACTGTTATCAGAATGCATTAGCAGAGCGAATTAATGGAATATTAAAGCAGGAGTTTTTAACCACGCGATGTCAAACCATGAAGGAGTTAGATCACTTAATTGCGGAATCTATCATGATTTACAATTGTTATAGACCGCATTTAAGTTTAAATATGAACACCCCGAATCAGATGTATGAGCAAACAAAAACCGAGCTAATTGCTTAACTCGGTTTGAAGTGGAATACTGTCAATCTATTTCAGGACAAGACATCATTGTTGATGAACGTCCTCACCCCATACACCCTCATGGCACCAATACGATTTCGTCAAATAGTAATTTAAACAGCCAATTACAATTAATAAAACCCAAAATAAGACCTGTATTAGCATTGAAAGACCCTCTTGTTGTTTTATATCGTGCTTAGATCATCTACCGACAGTCCGTGCTTTTTCAGTTGAATTTTAGTATCCTATTCCATTCACTAATCATTGCATCGGAATATGTCTGTCGAAACAACTCAAATTCAAGGCATTACACTTTATAGCCATGCTGATGACTTTCGCTCTCATTGGATCCGCTATGTCCTCACCGAGAAACAAATCAAATATAACTTGATCGTCGTCGATGAAGATGATGAAGATCTTGCCAGTTTAAATCCGTATAATCAGTTACCTATGCTGATTGAAAATGATCTCAAACTCTTTAATACCAATATCATTTCAGAATATATTGATGATCGCTATCGACAGAATAAGTTATATGCCGATGCACCAATGCCGAGAGCAGAACAACGACAATATATTTGGCGTTTTGAAAATGATTGGTTAAAACTTGCAGATATTATGCTGCGTCATCCAGATACGCTTGATCAGCAGCAAATGAAAAAAGCGCAAAAACAGCTACAAGATATTCTGATTTCACTGACGCCGCTGTTTCAGCATTTTCCTTATTTTATGTCAGAGCATTTTAGTATTTTGGACTGCATGCTTGCACCAATCTTTATTCGTTTAAACAGTATGGGAATTCATCTTCCTGTACAGCAATGCAGACCATTTCATTTGTATTGTCAGCGTATTTTCAGTCGTCCTGCTTTCATCAAATCCATGACCATGCAGGAAAAAAATCGCTTCCAAACATTATTACCGAAACAGTAGAGAATATTCATGTCTGAACAAGAAATCCAACTTACACCGACACGTCCCTATATGGCTCGCGCAATTTATGAATGGATCTGTGACAATAACTTAACACCTTATCTTTTGGTCGATGCCACAATTCCAAATACAATGGTGCCAGAGCAATTTATTAAAGATGGTCAAATTGTCTTAAATATCGCTCCACACGCTGTACATGCGTTACACATGAGTAATGATGCCATCACCTTCTCTGCACGCTTTGGTGGTGTTTCACGTGATATCTATGTACCGATCTCAGCTGTAATTGGCATCTATGCACGAGAAAATGGTCAAGGTCTTTTCTTTGATCCAAATGAATATCAGCATACACAAATTGAATCAGATGCTTTAGAATCAGAAGCACAAGAAACAGTTGAAAAACCTAAGAAAAAACCAAGCCTAAGATTATTAGATTAAAACATGGAGTAAGTGAATGGCTTTTGATTTAGTACAATATTTTGTTGAACAAGTAGAATCTCAAAAGCCTGAGCTTCTAGCACAATATACGAGACAGGAACGTCGTCGTTTAAGTGCAGAGATTAATGCGCTCAGTTTAGGTAAATTGATCAGTGAATGGCGTCTAAATTCCAACAAGGTGTATCACGAAATCATTCATCCTGATGACTTATATGTTGAAGAAATTGCACGTCATTTAAGTACTTCAAAAAACAATAAATCAGAGTTAAGCCATGCAGTGCTAGAGCAAAGTATTTTTCAAACTTTGCAGCTTCAATTATTAGAACTAAAACAATTACATGATACTGGTGGACATAATCTCCATAGCATTCAAGAATTACTCTTAGGTCAAATTGAACATTTATCTGGTCAGGCTGATGATTGGGTTTGGTTAACAAACGACCTAATAGAATTAGTCGGTTCTAAACCTATCATTGAAGAGACGTTATCATTAGATGAGTCTTTAAAGGAGTTTAATCAAATGGTCAGCCAAAATCATACGACTGATGTAGATACAGTAAATACAACAGCTTCAGTTCCAACTTGGTCGAAAGTAGTTGAACCAATTGTTTCAATTGTCATTCTATGGATCTTATATGGTGCGCTAAGTAATATCTTTGCTTAAAAACATAATATTTAATTAAAAAAACCTGCATATATGCAGGTTTTTTTAATTTGTAATGGCTTTGTTGCACAAAGATTTGAAATGCAAAGCGCCCCTAATTGAGCCAAATTTAAGGCGTAACTTGGGTAAGTGGTCGACCTAATTCCGTAAATCTGTTGAGGACTGCTACACGTGCATGAATTTCATTCACCTGACTAGGAAAGCTTCTTGCCATTAATTTATCGCCTAATAATTTGATGCAATGCATCTTGGTTTCCACCAAACTGCGGCGATGATAGCCTGACCATTTTTTCCATAATGTCCTGCCTAAACGTTTAACTGTTCGAAGTAATTCATTTCGCTCTAGCGAG
This window of the Acinetobacter sp. NCu2D-2 genome carries:
- a CDS encoding glutathione S-transferase N-terminal domain-containing protein, with amino-acid sequence MSVETTQIQGITLYSHADDFRSHWIRYVLTEKQIKYNLIVVDEDDEDLASLNPYNQLPMLIENDLKLFNTNIISEYIDDRYRQNKLYADAPMPRAEQRQYIWRFENDWLKLADIMLRHPDTLDQQQMKKAQKQLQDILISLTPLFQHFPYFMSEHFSILDCMLAPIFIRLNSMGIHLPVQQCRPFHLYCQRIFSRPAFIKSMTMQEKNRFQTLLPKQ
- a CDS encoding IS3 family transposase (programmed frameshift), producing MEHKREQRVKRTQRDYSFAFKMMVVHEVEKGQITYKQAQAKYGIQGRSTVLVWLRKHGQQDWTSNMPTSSKRQLTPQQRIRQLEKQLAAEKLKTEFIQDVIYHIDKECGTDLGKKVYRARFKDWQSQRRLSVSRYCQWLGITRQAYYQAEKRAQMTAQATEQILELVMEYRCLMPSIGTRKLYWLIKGKLLQRGLKCGRDQLFKILKENNLLIRPKRCYTKTTDSKHWMKKHPNLLKDYSAVQANEVFVSDITYVESAEGVHYLSLVTDAYTRQIKGYKLSNDMRAENVVQALHMAMQQATDRATRMIHHSDRGAQYCSELYQSALRHYGICPSMTDGKDCYQNALAERINGILKQEFLTTRCQTMKELDHLIAESIMIYNCYRPHLSLNMNTPNQMYEQTKTELIA
- a CDS encoding ClpXP protease specificity-enhancing factor gives rise to the protein MSEQEIQLTPTRPYMARAIYEWICDNNLTPYLLVDATIPNTMVPEQFIKDGQIVLNIAPHAVHALHMSNDAITFSARFGGVSRDIYVPISAVIGIYARENGQGLFFDPNEYQHTQIESDALESEAQETVEKPKKKPSLRLLD
- the rpsI gene encoding 30S ribosomal protein S9, with protein sequence MATNYGTGRRKTATARVFLSAGTGKLVINNRSLEQYFGRETARMVVNQPLELLEATNKYDLYITVAGGGIGGQAGAIRHGITRALIASDETLKPALRQAGFVTRDAREVERKKLGLRKARKRPQFSKR
- the rplM gene encoding 50S ribosomal protein L13 produces the protein MKTLSAKPAEVQHDWYVVDASGKTLGRLATEIARRLRGKHKTSYTPHVDTGDYIVVINAEQVQVTGKKSLDKKYYRHTGFPGGIRETNFEKLVAHKPEEIFQRAVKGMLPKGPLGYAMIKKMKVYAGTEHPHTAQQPQVLDI